The window TGGGGGTATAAAAATTCGTCTTTGTTGGGTGTTGGTGCCACTAGCTTGCCTCTGTCCCTAACAGGGCTTTGGTGCGACGCGTCAGACGAGCTTTGCGCCGATTGCCAGTATTGCGGTGTATCACCCCCGTCTTCACTGCTCGATCGATTTTGCTAAATGCCAGGGCTAGGCGCCGATCGAGGTCTGCTTTGTTTTCGTCGGTGGGGTTGGCTTTATATAATTCCAGGGCACGGAGGTAGTTTTTAGTCAAGGTGGCAATGGCTGACTTGTAGGACTTGTTGCGGAGGCGATTCCGCTCTGCTATCTTGGCTTTTTTGGCTGCCGACTTGATGTTTGCCATGAAAAGTCTTGGAAAAGTGCATACATTATTCTAACATAGGGTAATGAATTGCACAAAAATTTATGGATGCATTCAGCTCATTTCCCCCCCCTTGGACGGCAGCGGCAAAACATGGGGTTGATTTTACCTGCCCTAGCTGTGGTCGGAGTTCCCGTGCCGCTAAGGATGTGTGGATTAACCGCCGCTCGCCTCTGTATCGGGATAATCGCCGCGTGTGGCAGGAGTTTTATCTCTGTGAGTGTGGCACAGCTTGGTGGGGTTGGAATGATGAACGCCCCCCTTCGCCTTTGGTCATTGAGTTGCGGGAGGAGTGAATGCTAAAAAACGATCGGTGGATTATCGAACAGGCAAAGCAGGGGATGATTGACCCCTTTGAACCGTCTTTGGTATCTGAGGTGGAGGGACGTAAGGTAGTCAGCTATGGTCTTTCCAGTTACGGTTATGATGTGCGCCTGGCTCCCAACGACTTCCGTATTTTTCGCCATATCCCTGGCACGGTCGTCAATCCCAAAAATTTCAATCCCCAAAACCTAGAATCTGTCCCCCTACAACGGGACGAGTACGGGGAGTTTTTTATCATTCCTGCCAATTCCTACGGTTTGGGAGTCTCCCTGGAACGTCTGTGTATTCCCCCTAACATCACGGTCATTTGTATCGGTAAATCGACGATGGCACGCTGCGGCATTATTGCCAATATCACTCCCGTTGAAGCTAGTTGGCACGGCTTTCTCACCCTGGAATTTAGCAATTCTTCCAGTGCTGATTGTCGTATCTACGCCAATGAAGGAGTAATCCAACTCCTGTTTTTCGAGGGGGAACCCTGCCAAACAACTTACGCCGATCGTAAGGGGAAATATCAGAATCAGCCCCAGGCTGTCACCTTTGCCCGTTGAGGTATGCCTCCAGTTGGCTGAGGGTGTCGCGGTGCCCTTGGACTAGTACATGGTCGTTGCGGGTGATAATTTGTACCTGTTCTAATTTCTGTGCCCCCCGCCAGTAAAACCAGCCCGCTAGGGGCGCTCCCCCCACTAGTAGGTAAAGACTATTCCCCCCTTCAGGGAGCAGAAAGGAGAGCACTAGACTAAGACAGAGAAGCCCGATCGCTGCCAGTACTGTTAAAAATAGGGCTAATCCCACACTGCCCTTAATTTTGCCCTCCAGAATGACCATATCCCGATCGGGGTCAATTGCCTTTATGCGGTAACCTAATTGCAGCAGGTAATCCCGCAGGGGTGGGACAAGTTGAGGGTCAGATAGCGCCAGTTCAGCCCTACGCTCCTTCACGGAACCTGCCACAAAGAAGACTAAGCCCACTAAGAGCAGGAAAGTCAATACCAGGGTGGAATAATAACTGAGTTCGCTCACAGGGATTTGACAGTTTCAAAGAAGAAGCGGACGTTTTCTTCGGGGGTGGTGGAGAGTACCCCGTGCCCCAAATTCATAATATGTCCTTTTCCTCCTGCTTGCTCTACCACTAGCTCAATCTGTGCCCGAATGTAATCTTGGGGAGCAAACAAAATACAGGGGTCAAGGTTACCCTGCACGGCGATATTTTCCCCCAGTCGCTGGCGCGCTTCCTTCATGTTTACCATCCAATCCAGACTGATCACATCCACCCCCGTCTGGGCCATGCGTTCCAAAATGCCAGCACTGCCGCAAATATAGAGAATGAGGGGAACATCGGGATAACGATCGTGGACATAATCAACAATCTGTTTGGTATAGGGCATGGCAAAGGTTTCGTATTCCGTCGGTGCCAGATTCCCTGCCCAGGAGTCAAATAGCTGGACAGCCTGTGCCCCAGATTCAATTTGGTAGCAAATATAAATAGCAATATTTTCCGCCAGGATGGAGAGAAACTTGTGCAGCAGTTGGGGGTTCTGGTAGGACATGGATTTGATCATGACAAAGTCTTTAGAACTTTTCCCCTCGATGGCATAGGCAGCTAACGTCCAGGGAGCACCGACAAAACCTAACACCACTGCTTGGTCTTTCACTTCCTGTCTGAGGGTGCGCAATATCTGCTTGATGAATGGCAAAGATTCATTGGGTTTGAGGGTGTAGAGACGATCGACCTGTTCTTTCGTGCGAATCGGGGGGTCAATAATTGGTCCGCGGCTTTCAATTATGTCAAATTCAATCCCCATACCAGGGAGAGGGGTCAGTATGTCGGAAAACATGATCACCCCGTCGGGATGAAAAGCATGAAAGGGCTGCAGGGAAATCTCCACCGCGATGTCGGGATTCTCCGAGCGTTGCCTAAAGTCAGGATAGCGCTCCCTCAGTTCCCGATAGGCTTGCATGTACCTTCCCGCTTGCCGCATCATCCACACCGGCGGACGGTCTAAGGTTTCTCCCCGCGCTGCCCGCAATAACCGATCGTTACCCCCCATTCTTAAAATATTCCTCTATTTACAGCAGTGTCCATTATATTGCCTGTATATCTAGCTTAGCCACAGTGGGGGCTTTGACACCCACCAAGTGAGTACAAATCCTTAAAAATTTTAAGATATATTGTGAATGGTAAATTTTTTTATAGTTTAAGGGCGCAAATTATGCTCTCCCCCCCACCCATTCCCTCCCGTACTGATGCTTTGCCCCGCTTTCCCTGGCGCTGGCTGGTGTTCGTGGTGTTGGCAGGGGTATTGGTAGTGCTGCTATGGCTGTGGTGGTTTCCCCCTGCCGATGCCTATACCCGATCGGTGTTATCCCTCAAGGGGGACGCGGAAAAGGGACGGTCGATTTTTGTCATGAATTGTGTACCCTGTCATGGGCAGTGGGCGGAAGGGGAAGTGGGTCCCAGTTTACATGGGGTGGCAAGGCACAGGTCGAGACAACAGTTGGTACATCAAATTATCAGCGGTGAAACGCCCCCCATGCCTAAGTTCCAAGCGGAACCGCAAATGATGGCGGATTTACTGGAGTACCTCAATCAGCTTTAGTTCCTGCCAGACCCGATCGAGGAGTTGATCAATCCCTGTGCGCGTAGCAGCGGAGATAAGGAGAGGGGGAAAACCGAGAATATCGGCAAACTGGGCTTGCCAGTGGTGGGGGTCTGCTACTGCATCGATTTTGTTGAGGGCAAGGATGCGTCGTTTTTCTGGTAAACCGTGACCATAGGCGGCTAGTTCCTTGAGGATTGTGTGATAGTCACCGATCGGGTCAGGAGCTGTCAGATCAACCAAATGGATGAGCAAGCGCGTTCGTTCGATGTGGCGGAGGAAGTCATGGCCTAGTCCTACGCCTAGGTGGGCACCCTCAATCAGCCCAGGAATGTCAGCAAAAACTACGCCATCGCCATCGGGTTTGGAGACTACCCCTAAATTGGGAACTAGGGTGGTAAAAGGATAATCGGCAATTTTGGGGCGGGCTGCTGAAACAACCGAGATAAGGGTGGATTTGCCCGCATTGGGTAAGCCAATAATACCCACATCCGCTAGGAGTTTTAGTTCTAGCCGCAGATGCCGCCGTTCCCCTGGCAAGCCCGGCAGAGCATATTCAGGAGCGCGGTTGGAATTGCTAAGGAAATGCTGATTGCCTAAGCCCCCCTTGCCCCCCTTGGCTACTACCAGTTCCTGTCCTGGCTCTGTGAGGTCTCCCAAAATCTCGTCCCGATCGATGTCAATTACCACTGTGCCACAGGGCACTCTGATGCGGGTATCAGCGCCATTTGCCCCCGTCATGTTGTTGGGACCACCCCGTTTGCCAGGTTCCGCCTTAAACACCTTCTGGTAGCGAAAATCTAGGAGGGTTTGCAGGTCATGGGTAGCCACGAGAATCACGGAGCCACCCCAACCGCCATTGCCCCCTGAGGGTCCCCCCGCTGGCACATACTTTTCCCTGCGGAAGGCCACAATACCGTCGCCCCCCTTGCCCCCCTGCACAATAATTTCCGCTTGGTCAATGAATTGCATCGCTGTAGTTGGCCAACTGCAATAGCAACTGCCAATGCTCAGGACTGACAGGTACAACCGACAAGCGGCTGTTAGTGAGCAAAGCAAACCCGACAAAACCAGGGTGAGATTTAATTTTAGCCAAACTAACGGGCTGGGGGAGAGGCGCTACCTTTTCCAGGTCAAATACTACTAACTTAGGGTCATTGTGTTGGGGGTCGGGATAGGGAGCAGAAATTACTCTGGCAATTCCGACTGCCCGCCGCTCTTCTCCCGTGTGGTAAATCAGGGCTAAGTCCCCCACTTGGATGGTCCTGATGTATTTCAAGGCTAAATTGTTCGCCACCCCGTCCCAAACGGTAGTCCCATCCCGATCGAGGTCACTGTAACTGTAAACGTGGGGTTCCGTCTTCAGCAGCCAGTATGCCATCTAAGCCTTGGGAGTGAGGAGCTTGACTTGAGCGATCGGGGCACGACAGTTATCGCCCAGCAAATAGGCATAACCATCAGCAGTTTTCACCCCCACACAGGGATAGAGGTACACAAACAAATCCCCTAGGTTTTCATCAATTAACAGCTGGAATTTGGGCAGACCCTCAATCATCTCCCCCTCTAGGAAATTTTCCTTGGGTGTTTGGCGCAGGAGGGAGGTAAACGTAAAAGTGTCGTTGACTTGGGCATATTCCTGGCGCTTACCCCAGTCTAGTAGTTCGTAGGTAATTGCAGACCCGATCGTAGTTGTCCAAAATGCCTTGGTTGTCAATTCCTGTGACGCTTGCTGTGCCTGCTGGGCGAGGACAGACCGATCGATGTTGTCCCAGCCGTACATAGTAAGTACCCACTCATAGCTTTTACCGTAGGGTTGCACCAAAACTGTTACTGTATTACTGTAAGCACTATCTGCAGGCAAGCGGGAGAGGGCAGGACCTACCTGCCAGTCCAAACGACGATAGAATTCCTCCACAGCTTCCAGTTCCGCTCGGATTGCCAGCCATGCCCATTGGGTAGTTTTGCCCTGCAGCCAGGTGAGATAGTCGATATAGCCAACGGGGGGCGCTTCCGCGTGTACCTCAATTTTGCGCATAGCCAACCTGAATATTAAGTTGTTTTAAGTTATTCTACCTTCTTTAAGCACAGGGCAAATCTCTAGGTTAGACTTGGGAGTAATTCTTTACCAAAAGAGGAGCAATCCCTAATGTCTCACACTGTAAAAATTTACGATACCTGCATTGGTTGCACCCAGTGCGTCCGTGCTTGCCCCTGCGATGTGCTGGAGATGGTACCCTGGGATGGCTGCAAGGCTGGTCAAATTGCGTCGGCTCCCCGTACAGAGGACTGTATTGGTTGCAAGCGCTGTGAAACTGCCTGCCCCACCGACTTCCTCAGCATTCGCGTTTACCTGGGGGCGGAAACTACCCGCAGTATGGCTCTGACCTACTAGCTATCATTGCGCGGGGGGGAGTGCTAGCAGTTACTCCTCCTTGCTTTGTAGCCAGTATTTGACTTGTTGTTCCACATTGGCAATATCGATCGGCTTAGGGATGTAGTCATTACACCCCGCTGCCAGAGCAGATTCGCGGTCTCCCTTCATAGCATGGGCAGTGATCGCAATAATGGGAGTTTTATTACCACTTTGACGGATTTGGCGGGCAATTTCCCAGCCATCTACTTCGGGTAGGGCGAGGTCGAGGAGGATCAAATCCGCCCGATGTTTTTGCAGCCAAGCAAGGGCATCTTTGCCATTGTTGATACACACTAATTGGTAGTCATCCTCGAGGACTTGTTTGAGGAGGATTTGGTTGTCGATGGAGTCTTCAATAATCAGAATCAGACGGTTTATGTCAGTTCTCCTTCTACTTCCAAGCGACTAAATTCCCCTACCCTGGCAAATGTGTCTGCCAGTTGGTCAGTGATCGCTGATTCTACCCACCCCAGCTGCCGCAGGACATAGATAGCAACTGCCTGTTTTGCTCGCTTGCTGCCGTCAGCAACTTTGATAGCGATGCCTAGTCCTTCTGCTATCTTACCTAAGCACTGTAGGCCCTCTGCACCCGATTTGCTTAGAATTGTCCCTCCAGTTACCGTCATCACTTCTGTATCAAACTCTCCCTTCCCTGCTACCAGTTCGGGATAGGTGGTCATGGCTCTAGCAATGCGCTCTAGGTGCAAGTGTTCATAGCCTGACAGAAAGGCGTATAAACTAGCCAGTTGACCAATCTCCAATAGATAGGTGGGAGCCGTACAGTCATCATGGGCATACACCAGTTCTGCAGGGGGCATATGCAATAGTTCCCCTAGTTTTTCCCGAATCAGTTGTTGGACAGGGTGGTCGCGGTCAGTGTAAGTGGCAATATCCCAGTTCTGCTGGCGACAAACGGCTAGCATCCCCGCATGTTTACCAGAACAGTTGTGCTGTAGGGAGCTGTCCCGATCGCCTTTGGGGCATTTGAGGTATTCGGGCTCCACATCACACTGCCAGAGAATGTGGAAGACAAGGCGACTCTGTTCGATCGTTCCCTGGTGAGACCCACACATAAGGGCAAGGTGACGATCGTTGAGATGGAAACGGTCTAGAGTACCAGTGGTAACAACGGGGAGAGCTTGAATGGGTTTAAGGCAAGAGCGGGCAAAGATGGGGTGTTCAAAGTCACCAGCAGCAGCAATGATCCGACCGCGGTGATCGGCAACCGCCACATCACAGTAGTGAATAGATTCGGTGATACCCTCTCGCAACAGACGAACTACCAAGGGGGCAGAGCGGGGGCGACGGCTCATGTAGTCCTCCGGGGCGAAGCGCTAATAGGGGCAGGCAGTTTAAGGTAGGGGAGTGGTAAGCAGGGTAAATTATGGAATCCCAATATTGGCAGTACCGCGAAGTATCTATTCACTACGTGCAGTTGGGAAGTAATCCCGACTATCCCCCCTTGTTGTTGGTACATGGGTTTGGCGCTTCTACGGATCACTGGCGTAAAAATATCACAGAACTGGGGCAAGAGTTAGAGGTATGGGCAATTGACCTACTGGGGTTTGGCAGGTCACAGAAACCACGCTGGCGTTACTCCGCTGATTTGTGGCGGGATCAGCTCCTCAATTTTATCAAAGAGAAAATCCAACGACCGACCATTTTAGTAGGAAACTCCTTAGGGGGCTACGTCTCCCTGTGCTGTGCTGCTGATGCCAAGGAATGGGTGGCAGGTGTTATCCTCCTCAACAGTGCCGGTGCCTTCAGTGATTCTACCCCCCTCGGTGCCCAACCCCCAAGTCCTTGGACAAAGTTGCTCCGATCGGCTATCCGCGCTCTCCTGCAGCAGTCTTGGTTTAGTTATCTCCTCTTCCAATTTGTGCGGCAAAAATCGCAAATCCGCAAAACTCTGTTACAGGTCTATGTCGATAAGTCAGCTGTGACAGAACAGTTAGTGGAGGAAATCTATCGCCCCTCCTGTGACCCAGGGGCTGCCCATGTCTTTGCCTCGGTCTTTACCAGCCGCCAGGGACGTACGGTAGACCAACTACTGCAGACTATAGATTGTCCCCTACTGGCTATCTGGGGCACCGGTGACCCCTGGATGGACTGTGCTACTAGGAGTCAAAAATTCCGCACCTATTACCCCGACCTGCAGGAAGTTTTTCTCCCCGCTGGGCACTGCCCCCATGACGAAGCACCGAAAGCAGTCAATGAAGCAATTCGATCGTGGCTGCGGACCTGTGTTAGAGGCTGTACCGTTCCCTAAACAGTTGTTTAACTTTTTCTAATTCCACCGCCATCCGTTCCAGAGTGATAGCTAGGGAATCGATCTGCTGGGCTTTCGCCTCCCTTTCCAAGTTGACTGCCAGGGTTTGCATCTCTTGCGCTCCCACATTAGCACTTGCCCCCTTGATGTGGTGTGCCTCCTTGGCTACCCTATCCCAGTCTGTACCCCTCTGTGCTAGCTTGGCTGCTTCCAGGTGTAGTTCCGTGTCCTCTATATAGACTTGCAGTAGTTCTGCTTCAAAGTCCCGATCGTTGTCCGAGACAGTTGCCAGGTAGTTGAGGTCAATACTATGCATCTCAGGGAGTAGGCTGAGGAGTTTCAGAGGCTACAGCTATGGCTTCTCCTACACCACGGCGGACTTCTGTACCGAATTGTTCCAGTACCACAGAGGGAGTCAAGCCAGTTATGTCAATTGCTTTCACCAACACCTTGCCATCAGCAATCCTCTGACCAGGACGAATTGTGCGGCTAGGCAAGCGGTCACCAGGTATACTGGCGATTGCCAACACTTCGGAACCAATTTGCAGAACTCCCGCAATACGCACTTGCTTGGCTTCCACAGGCTCCGGCGGCGGTGGAACTTCACTGGGAGCAGCAATTGGTTCTTTGACAACAATTGTACCCCTCGGTGCTCTGGGGGGACGGGGGCGGGGTGGCGGAGCAGCTGTTGCCTTAGGCGGTGGCGGGAGCGGTGGAATTTGTGCATCCAGTTCTTGGAAGGGGTCCTTCCTCCCTTCAGTAGCTTTTAGTTGCTTGAGCCGTTCTTCCCGATCGATGGGGTCAATCAAATCAACAGGAGGTTGCACAATAGGGGGCGCGGTGAAGGGTTCAGCCATAGTGACTTTAGGTAAGGGCTTAGCTTCAGCTACCTTATCTTCTGCGGCAGGAATAACACAGGGCGGTATATTAGTCGCACTGCAGAAGCGTAATTGCTTGTTATTAGCTAATTCTCGCACCTGTTGACAGATTTGCCCTAAATTCCGCCTCTGCGTTTTAATTAGTCTGGGTTTGGGAATATTCTCGAAAGCTTCACGAGTGATATTGCCGTCTTTGTCAAAATAAACCGAACACTCCCTCGTCACCTCTTCGTTGGGGTCTCCACAGGCACTCAGTAGTCCCACTAGCATCAGCCCCATTGCCACGGCGGAATATTTGCGCATACCTGACTTCAACTCCTTCGCCACGATTCTAGTCCCTTGGGGCAGATTTGGCAACCATAAAAAGTCATTCCTCTTGGTCAAGACCATGGGTGAATTCAGCATTGTTTTGTTCCAAAATGACAAGAGGACGCTCACTAACTTCGATCGTTTTTACCAGCACTTTGTTATCTGCTAAACGCTCCCCTTCTGTGACATATTGGGTTGTACCGCCCGGCACAGACACAATCGCATAGTTTTTGCCGCCAATTGCCATAGCGCCCATGACTCTGATCTTTTCTGCTTCTAGGGGGGGAGGCGTGGTTTTTTCCACCACAGTTGGGGCAGGTAATTCTTCTTTTTGTGCTGGCACAGGAACTGTGGGTCTAGGGGGTAATTGTGGCATTGGGGGAGGGGGTAATGCTGTGGCAAAGGATGGGGGTTCAGGAGTTGTCTCTGGTATAGGTAGTTCCTCAACCACCGCAGGTGGACTCGCTAAATTAAAGGAAGGAATGCTACTTACTTCTCCTTTGGCAAACAGCACACCTGAATATCGAGGATTTGTTTTTACAGACTTATTTTTACCAGAATCTGCCAGGTTAGGCAGTTCACCCGATCGGTCAATTCCTGAAAACAGCAAACTGTGGAGAATCCCTATCCCTATAACACAAGCCCCAATTGCCACATACCTCTTCATTGTTTTGGGCACCTAAACCATCACCCTATTCCCTACTACAAAAGGCAAAAATTGTAAAGGCTTACCTCTAGTTTCACTGATAATTTTACCCTGGGCATAGACCACCTGACCATTGACGATTGTATATTGGGGAAATCCTGTTAACCGCCAGCCAGTAAACGGGCTCCAACCGCATTTTGTCTGTAATTGTGTAGTTTCTACTGTTTGCCAGCGGTTAAGATCAACTAAGACTAAATCGGCATCCCAACCAACTCTAATTTCCCCTTTGCGGGGAATGCCATAGGCTATAGCCACATTGCGACTCAACCAATTACTCACTTGGAAGAGAGTGCATTTGCCCTGGACAGCGGCTGTCAACATTAGAGGGAGAGAAGTCTCTACCCCTGGCATACCTGAGGGGGAGTGGGGGTAGGGTTTGGCTTTTTCCTCTAGGGTGTGGGGAGCATGGTCAGTAGCAATAAAATCTAGAATACCGTCCTGTAATCCCTGCCAGAGGGCAGCGTTATCTGCTTCCGATCGCAGAGGCGGGTTCATCTGGGCTAGGGTGCCTAGGGTCTCGTAGGCAGCGGTATTGAGAAATAGGTGCTGGGGTGTAACTTCGGCGGTGATCCAGGGAGCCTTGTACTGGCGGAGGTAGTCCACTTCTAACTTAGTGGAGAGATGGAGAATGTGCAGACGACGACGATACTTAAGGGAGAGATGTACAGCTTTAATGGTGGCTAGCAGAGCGGCTTGATCGTCTTGGATCAGGGAATGTAAACAGGGGTTAGCTGCCGGGAGATTGTCCAGTATTGCCGCTCGTCTCTGGCGAATACGCTGTTGGTCTTCCGCATGCACGGCAATTAGACGACTACCCTGGGCAAAAATTCGCTCTAACAACTCGTCGTCATCTACTAGCAAATCCCCGTGCATTGACCCCATGAAAATCTTGATGCCGCAACAAGGCTCTACCTTCTCCAGTTCCTCTAGGTTGTAGCTGGTGGCACCGATGAAAAAACCGTAGTTGACGATCGATTTTTCCCTGGCTCTGCGCAACTTATCTTCTAAGGTAGCCTGATTGACCGTGAGGGGTTTGGTATTGGGCATTTCCAAAAAACTGGTCACTCCCCCCCTAGCGCAGGCATAACTAGCGGTCTGTAAATCTTCTTTATGCTCCAACCCTGGCTCGCGGAAATGCACCTGGGGGTCAATTACTCCTGGCAGTAGAGTCAACCCCGTGCCATCAATTACCCGATCGGTCTCTAGGGCAATCTCTTCCCCAATTTGGGCTATCTTTTCTCCCTGTACTAGCACATCCAACTGTTGCACTGTCCCTGTTGGCAGGAGGACATGACTACCGCGAATTAACAAATCCTGCATGGCCAGCTACCTTGACTCACTCTATTTTATTGTGGTAGATTTTTAGACCGTTGACAAAATAGCCCCTATGCCCACGATTCAGCAACTGATTCGGAGTGAGAGAACCGCTTTAAAGCAAAAGACCAAATCCCCTGCCCTTAAAGCCTGTCCCCAGCGGCGGGGAGTCTGCACTAGGGTTTACACCACCACCCCCAAAAAACCCAACTCTGCTTTACGTAAAGTAGCGCGCGTACGTCTTACCTCTGGGTTTGAAGTAACAGCCTACATACCTGGGATTGGTCATAATTTACAGCAGCACTCCGTAGTTCTGATTCGGGGCGGACGGGTTAAAGACTTACCCGGTGTACGTTACCACATCATCCGGGGCACCCTGGATACCGCAGGGGTCAAAGACCGCAAGCAAGGGCGCTCCAAATATGGGGCAAAACGACCTAAACCAGGACAAGCCGCTGCTCCCACTGGCAAGAAGAAGTAGGAGGTGAGAAATGTCCCGTCGTAATCGTGCTATCAAACGTGTAACTCCCCCTGAGCCTGTTTACAACAGTCGCCTAGTTAATATGCTCATTAAAAGGCTGATGCTCAACGGCAAGCTGGCCCTGGCATCCCGTATTGTCTACAAAGCTTTGGATTTGGTGGGTCAACGCACAGGTAATTCGCCCCTAGAGGTCTTTGAGCGGGCAGTCCGCAATGTCACACCCCTGGTGGAAGTCAAGGCAAAGCGAGTAGGGGGAGCCACCTATCAAGTGCCAATGGAAGTGCGCAGCGATCGAGGTGTTTCCCTTGCCCTACGATGGATTATCCAGTATGCCCGTCAGCGCAATGGCAAGGGGATGATCATCAAGTTGGCAAACGAGATTATGGACGCTTCCAACGAGACAGGGGGAGCTATTCGCAAGCGGGAAGAGACTCACAAGATGGCAGAAGCCAACAAAGCCTTTGCCCACTACCGCTACTAAAGGCAGTTTGTGCTATTCTTTATACTGGTTTCAGATTTTCGCCCTGTGACGAGGACAACAACGTGGCAAGAACTATCCCCCTAGAGAGAGTACGCAACATTGGTATCGCCGCCCACATTGATGCGGGTAAGACGACGACAACGGAACGTATCCTGTTCTACTCCGGTCTCATCCACAAGATGGGGGAGGTGCATGAGGGTACATCGGTCACCGACTGGATGGCACAAGAGCGGGAGCGGGGTATCACCATTACAGCAGCAGCTATCAGTACCGCCTGGACTATAAGAGACCCCAACAACCCCAGTCAGCCCTTGCCTGGTGCACCAGAACATAGGATTAACATCATCGATACCCCTGGTCACGTTGATTTCACGATCGAAGTAGAGCGATCGATGCGGGTACTAGACGGGGTGATTACGGTTTTGTGCTCGGTAGGTGGTGTACAGCCCCAAACAGAAACGGTGTGGCGGCAGGCAGACCGCTACAGGGTGCCCCGCATTATCTACGTCAACAAGATGGACAGGACAGGGGCTAACTTCTTCAAGGTGTATAACCAGGTAAGGGAACGGTTGCGGGCTAACGCTGTGCCTATCCAGATTCCCATTGGCAGCGAGTCTGACCTCAAAGGCATTGTTGACCTAGTGCGGATGAAAGCCTACATCTACTACGACGACCTGGGTAAAGACATCAGGGTAGAGGAGATTCCTAGCGAAGTCAAAGAAGTGGCTGAAGAGTATCGGGTCAAGATGGTGGAATCGGTAGTAGAAACTGACGATGACCTGATGACCAAGTACCTAGAGGGAGAAGACCTGACAGAGGAAGAGATTAAAGCAGCTTTGCGCAAAGGGACAATTAACGGCACGATCGTGCCCATGCTATGTGGTTCCTCCTTCAAGAACAAGGGGGTACAGTTACTCCTGAATGCAGTGGTGGAGTACTTGCCATCCCCGATTGATATTCCCGCAATTAAGGGCAAA is drawn from Pseudanabaenaceae cyanobacterium SKYG29 and contains these coding sequences:
- the rpsT gene encoding 30S ribosomal protein S20, producing MANIKSAAKKAKIAERNRLRNKSYKSAIATLTKNYLRALELYKANPTDENKADLDRRLALAFSKIDRAVKTGVIHRNTGNRRKARLTRRTKALLGTEAS
- the dcd gene encoding dCTP deaminase; translated protein: MLKNDRWIIEQAKQGMIDPFEPSLVSEVEGRKVVSYGLSSYGYDVRLAPNDFRIFRHIPGTVVNPKNFNPQNLESVPLQRDEYGEFFIIPANSYGLGVSLERLCIPPNITVICIGKSTMARCGIIANITPVEASWHGFLTLEFSNSSSADCRIYANEGVIQLLFFEGEPCQTTYADRKGKYQNQPQAVTFAR
- a CDS encoding cofactor assembly of complex C subunit B, encoding MSELSYYSTLVLTFLLLVGLVFFVAGSVKERRAELALSDPQLVPPLRDYLLQLGYRIKAIDPDRDMVILEGKIKGSVGLALFLTVLAAIGLLCLSLVLSFLLPEGGNSLYLLVGGAPLAGWFYWRGAQKLEQVQIITRNDHVLVQGHRDTLSQLEAYLNGQR
- the hemE gene encoding uroporphyrinogen decarboxylase — protein: MGGNDRLLRAARGETLDRPPVWMMRQAGRYMQAYRELRERYPDFRQRSENPDIAVEISLQPFHAFHPDGVIMFSDILTPLPGMGIEFDIIESRGPIIDPPIRTKEQVDRLYTLKPNESLPFIKQILRTLRQEVKDQAVVLGFVGAPWTLAAYAIEGKSSKDFVMIKSMSYQNPQLLHKFLSILAENIAIYICYQIESGAQAVQLFDSWAGNLAPTEYETFAMPYTKQIVDYVHDRYPDVPLILYICGSAGILERMAQTGVDVISLDWMVNMKEARQRLGENIAVQGNLDPCILFAPQDYIRAQIELVVEQAGGKGHIMNLGHGVLSTTPEENVRFFFETVKSL
- a CDS encoding cytochrome c; this encodes MLSPPPIPSRTDALPRFPWRWLVFVVLAGVLVVLLWLWWFPPADAYTRSVLSLKGDAEKGRSIFVMNCVPCHGQWAEGEVGPSLHGVARHRSRQQLVHQIISGETPPMPKFQAEPQMMADLLEYLNQL
- the obgE gene encoding GTPase ObgE; the protein is MQFIDQAEIIVQGGKGGDGIVAFRREKYVPAGGPSGGNGGWGGSVILVATHDLQTLLDFRYQKVFKAEPGKRGGPNNMTGANGADTRIRVPCGTVVIDIDRDEILGDLTEPGQELVVAKGGKGGLGNQHFLSNSNRAPEYALPGLPGERRHLRLELKLLADVGIIGLPNAGKSTLISVVSAARPKIADYPFTTLVPNLGVVSKPDGDGVVFADIPGLIEGAHLGVGLGHDFLRHIERTRLLIHLVDLTAPDPIGDYHTILKELAAYGHGLPEKRRILALNKIDAVADPHHWQAQFADILGFPPLLISAATRTGIDQLLDRVWQELKLIEVLQ
- a CDS encoding EVE domain-containing protein, producing MAYWLLKTEPHVYSYSDLDRDGTTVWDGVANNLALKYIRTIQVGDLALIYHTGEERRAVGIARVISAPYPDPQHNDPKLVVFDLEKVAPLPQPVSLAKIKSHPGFVGFALLTNSRLSVVPVSPEHWQLLLQLANYSDAIH
- the psaC gene encoding photosystem I iron-sulfur center protein PsaC, whose translation is MSHTVKIYDTCIGCTQCVRACPCDVLEMVPWDGCKAGQIASAPRTEDCIGCKRCETACPTDFLSIRVYLGAETTRSMALTY
- a CDS encoding response regulator gives rise to the protein MEDSIDNQILLKQVLEDDYQLVCINNGKDALAWLQKHRADLILLDLALPEVDGWEIARQIRQSGNKTPIIAITAHAMKGDRESALAAGCNDYIPKPIDIANVEQQVKYWLQSKEE
- a CDS encoding asparaginase, producing MSRRPRSAPLVVRLLREGITESIHYCDVAVADHRGRIIAAAGDFEHPIFARSCLKPIQALPVVTTGTLDRFHLNDRHLALMCGSHQGTIEQSRLVFHILWQCDVEPEYLKCPKGDRDSSLQHNCSGKHAGMLAVCRQQNWDIATYTDRDHPVQQLIREKLGELLHMPPAELVYAHDDCTAPTYLLEIGQLASLYAFLSGYEHLHLERIARAMTTYPELVAGKGEFDTEVMTVTGGTILSKSGAEGLQCLGKIAEGLGIAIKVADGSKRAKQAVAIYVLRQLGWVESAITDQLADTFARVGEFSRLEVEGELT
- a CDS encoding alpha/beta fold hydrolase translates to MESQYWQYREVSIHYVQLGSNPDYPPLLLVHGFGASTDHWRKNITELGQELEVWAIDLLGFGRSQKPRWRYSADLWRDQLLNFIKEKIQRPTILVGNSLGGYVSLCCAADAKEWVAGVILLNSAGAFSDSTPLGAQPPSPWTKLLRSAIRALLQQSWFSYLLFQFVRQKSQIRKTLLQVYVDKSAVTEQLVEEIYRPSCDPGAAHVFASVFTSRQGRTVDQLLQTIDCPLLAIWGTGDPWMDCATRSQKFRTYYPDLQEVFLPAGHCPHDEAPKAVNEAIRSWLRTCVRGCTVP
- a CDS encoding Hpt domain-containing protein — encoded protein: MHSIDLNYLATVSDNDRDFEAELLQVYIEDTELHLEAAKLAQRGTDWDRVAKEAHHIKGASANVGAQEMQTLAVNLEREAKAQQIDSLAITLERMAVELEKVKQLFRERYSL